The genomic interval TTGCTTGTTTGTGCCGCTCAGACCTGGCATGTTTTGCAAACCCATCCTCTTTGTAGGTTGCCTTATTCCAGTTTTTGAATCCCAATTGTGAGTCAAATACAGTCTCTGTGCAATTAGGGGGACTAAAATGTCTTCAGGCGTAACAATATGCAGAGTCCGACAGTTTAGAATACTCAAGCCAGGGGTGAATGTTGTACCAGGCCGCCTTGAAACTCCTTCTTCTGTCCCCCATGAAGGTCCGTGGAAACAGTTTCAGATTTGGCTGCATCAGGTGGGTCTTCTTTACATTTGCTGATATCTGTGGAGAAAGacaaaccaaaatatatatcttacaTAAAAGAGGGACATGTCAGGTGTTTGTTTGTAGGCGTCTGTCCATACATACCCCCAAAATCTAGAACACTGACATCAcaactgaaataacattttagaacacattatttatgtgtattattactCTCTGGAtcttcatctgtctttcttcccTGCTCTGTGCCCTCACTTTGGAAACCAATCTCTTCAAAGATCAAATCCTCTGGCTCTTCTGTAGCGCTCTCAACTTCTGGACGTTTCTCCTCAGCTTTTTCAACACCTGGAtcatctgtctctgtttcaATGTCTGCCTCatcgtttttgtttttcttttgggggCAGAAATAGGACATAAtgtccttttttctcttttatttagcttattcttcaagcgtgtttacattgtatttggctagtttttagtgtgtaatcatcgctcttctagttatgggatttggacaccgacattgtgtggtgaaaggatgttcgagcagtgggaaaaagctaaataaatgggcagaatctcattgtgagcttcacaaTGACAAAATATGgaactgcaagcccccgttctactatttccatttccactagcactaaagaacaatgatagaaggctagcctggaccaaagctgtaaagagacagcattacaatgggaagtcttgggagcccaagaaatcttcgcggatttgcagtgagcatttcatgcaaggaaaacgaACACAttaattccctgatcctgaactcgacctggggtgtgtagtctatctactcgatttatatattgacaaatgtactttcattatattgtgttttataataattaacaaacacaagttaggtatatatttataatagcttaaaatattctatttatatttataatagctatatttgtttcaaccagccagagtcaaacagtctaaatgctttgccttctttgtattcgttcaaagttcgtttatgaaactcgacatcgttccctgggtggtcagacattaaaaataatgttatatcgctgaggtatatcggcggccaagaagtcatgctgttgttttcattgacccagccatcacgcaatgtcaagggatcaggcactgaaacgccactcggcataaccaaaagcttagtcttttctttttctgtgattgaaattatTTCGTCAGCtcttggttgctcctcaatctctgatgcagcaaacaccccggcaataagctccagttttgttcctgaaacctttaaattgcGCTTGcagcaaaatactttcaaagcttcgactttccacatctgaacctcatcataagaaaggagttcagaacttattgtagagtagtaggtttgtttacaacacgcttgaagaataagctaaatacaatgtaaacacgtagagaagaaatccaatatggcggcccttgtggagttggtgctcacttttctagtcttgccaccccagcatgcattgcgattccaccggaaacccgaaactccgattccgtctataacATATACGGGATACGCTTGATCTCAAACCAAGCAAACCCCTCCATTAAACCCCGCCCATTCAGCCGCCAACAGCCTGCTGCTGCCGGTGAGCAGCAGAGATGACTAGCCTTTAGCTTCTGACCGTTTGGGACGTCGGGAACGAGGCCTGTCCTACAGTCCCGGTAAACATTCAACTGTCCGACCACTTGTAAAGCTGGAGGACAGAATTTAACTCCAGGATGTGCTCCGTCGTCGGATGTGACTCATGGCGTCGCAGTGCACACCGGTTCAAGTTACCGGAGGATCCGGAGAGGAGACTGGAGTGGGTTCAGTTCATTTTAGAAGCCAACGGGCAACGACTTAAAGAATCGTCCTGGACTGATATCACCATTTGTAAAGAACACTTTACTGATGACTGTTTTGTAAAACGGACTCCGGCTTCCACCGTCCAGCTGCAGTCCAACGCTGCCCCGTCAGTGTGCGTCAACACAGAGCCAGACGAACCTCTGGAGAGCCCACAATATGTGGTGAGTCTGCTTTTACAGCTTACATTTACGTCTCTACGTACACAACGGTACACAAGTTACACATTCCCATTTAACTGCAATTCAACCAAGTGCCACAGACTACCATTGACGCCATTTTTAGTTTcggatgtgtttgttttgatacACAGATCCGGCAGCGTGGACGGAGTTCATTCTCACTGTCTGTCATGCCCCCTGTTTTTATTGACAAAGGGGATTTTAAATGGccaattaataatttaaaagtaaGCCAAGtccaacaaatgtattttttttttaggtaGATAACTTAAAGGGTAAAGGTGTTAAAGGTTTAGgtgcttattattttattgattataataATGACACACTGTGTGGCAATTTAACTTAGTTTTGATGTAATTCCCCCTTCCAGTATCAAAgagataaataagaaataaacgGGTATGTTTATACTGTaggtatttaaacatttatttatatataaaatacataaggGAAGTATCGTCGCATGCTTTCAATGGACACGTCAACCAAACACAACTTTTGGTGTATTCGTTGTTTGTAACTTTTGTTACTACAGTTTATGCTACAACTACAAGCctttacttttgtttatttgtgtaggACCCTGAAAAAACTGCTTCTCAATGTGATCAACTCAGACCATGTGACCGTCCATCTTCCTATTCTGAAGAATCAACTGGTGAGACATTCAACTTTATTATGTGTTAATAAAAGTAGAGTGGATATTCACTTAAATGTTCGCTTCTCATGTGAATAATAAAACACGTTAAATTCAATTTGCAGCTGCCCAAGAAAGCCCAGCGCTAAGTGTTGCTTCAGAGGCTTTCATGTCCGATTATGGTCAGATGCTacaaaacattgtaaacattgaTATGATCAGGAAAAAGTAAGTGAATCTTTCTTAACAGTTGTACTTTGATTAAAACAGGTTAGCTTTTTAAAGCTGTATCTCACTATATGTTTTGCTCCATTCATTTTTCAGAGCGGCACTTCTGCAGATGAAAGGGAAGTACGTTGTGCATGAAAAACGTCTCCTCCAGTTGTTCAGCCACAAGTGCCCGTCATGTGGCGCTGAAGTAAAGACCGAGAAGGTCACCTATGGGGTGCTGATCATCTTGAACCAACAATGCCTTCAGTGTGACTACAGATACCAATGGAAAAGCCAAGTCAATGCCAGAGTCCCCGCAGCTGGAGATCAACAACTGACAGAAGTAGTAAACGTAGACGCAAATCCAGAGAGTCAACAGGTGGGACTTTAACTGTCAGACATACTACAACATATCCTGACACACAGCTATCTTAAGAGCTAAGTCTCCTTTTAATAGATTTGAGCATTcgagaacatttttaaactaaaatCATACACAAAATAGACTGTCCAATATTTAGTCAATTTCATGATTATATatattggattttttttattaggcCTATTGTATTATTGCAATTTTGTAGAGTTAATTTTTGTGATGGATTGTAACAAACATTTAGGGCTGAATCGATTATTCGATTGAAGTAATTGGCAACTTTTTTGATAATAAACAGTATAGTTCTGAAAGTCATTGATCAAGCAGTGAAGTGATGCTTCACATTCTGTAATGTGAGGTTTTgctgcttctctttgtcttatatcattgtaaacttactatctttgagttttggaccttctgtcagacaaaacaagacatcgcCTTGGACTCAACTAATATTTTATCAcctctttttacattttgctcaTACCCATTCTTGTCATAATTCCTTTCACAGATCGTTTTAACAGATAACTGTAGCACTGAGGAGAGTGATCCCATGGATGAAACGGAGGAATCAGGTGATGAAGGTAGCATTGATTCAGACGAGGATTGGAATCCAGTAGAGGAGCATTTTCTGACGAACGAGCTTTTTGAAGAATCTGAGGAGGAAACCGAAgacgaagaggaagaagatggtGTCTCTCCTCCACTTGCCCTTAAACATAGTCAACTCTGCACAGAGTGTGGAACGTTTTTTAATAAACAGAAGCATCACACATGTGAGCACAAAATTAAACCCTATCCTTGCAATATTTGTGGGAAAAGATGTGTTAGTGAAGTCGCGCTAAATACTCACAGCAGAATCCACGATGAAAACTACGAACATCGATGCAAATACTGCCACGttacattcaaaacaaagatggataAAATCACTCACCAGCAGATCCACTTCACTGAAGGGAAACCCTACAAATGTCCCGACTGTCCAGAGATATTTGCCACAAATAAGGAACGCAGAATCCACCTGGAGGATCACAGAGGCCCCCGGCAGTTAAAATGCCAAATCTGTGCGATTGACTTTACCCATATCACTTCTCTTCGGAGACACTTAGCTGtgcacacaggagagaagccgTATAAGTGTTTAGTGTGCCAACGTGGCTTCAGCCAGGCAGGCCACCTGAAGTCCCACATGCGTCTGCACACAGGCGAACAGCCTTTCAAGTGTCGGCACTGTGACAAAAGCTTCAATCACAATGTGAGTTTGAAGAGTCACGTCCAGCGTGTCCACTCATCGAGCTCTGGACGGGAACGAAAGAAgggtaaaaaaaggaaaagtgtaATCGACACTTGTGATGCTCAGGAGAATGGGAACAAGAGGGGCACAGACTCTGGGCTTGACAATGTAGAGAAAGAacatgatgaagaagaggaggtgcaGAAGGAGGAAACATATGTGCCAAAACATAAAAAGAGGAGCACAGGTAGACCCATAGGAAGGCCGAAGAGAAATGaagcagaggaaatgaaaggCCAGAGTTCAAACACTAAGACTGCCAAAGTTAAAGTGCGGAAGTTAAAGAGAACGCAATGTAATGTGACGCAAGAAAGTGAGGACGAGCCGTCAGAAAGCAACATGTCCTTTGACGctacagaggaagaggagaatagAAAGAAAGTGACATCCAGCACAACCAGAGCAAGAGGAAGGGCAAAACATTCTGACGGTGACTCTGAATTTGAGccagaagaaaggaagaaaaagactTGCAGCAGACAGAACAGTGGGACAAGTTCAAGGAAGCTGAGAGCAAGGCGAGGAAAGAACTGAAGTGGAGACACAGCattgaaaaaaatgtgttattgagTTGAGCTTTTATTAagataaattacatttagagCGTCCTAATGGACTGTTTTCAAACTTCATTAAGACATAATGTCAGTTTGATTCAAAGATACTTTTTAATCCTGTTCACTAATGTAAAACAAGATTAAACTGGGTTGATGTTAAGTGCCTGTTTTCctttgtgttgtaaatgttataATTCCATAATactgttatatacagtatatgaagacaacacagtgttttAATTGGAAAGAAAAGGTCTCCTCTGTAGGTCTCAACATTATTCTGAtacaatacttatattaataatggtGGATAACTCAACCCTACCACTATTATACCACTGACATACCACTATGGTcaagtgtgaaaatgttttatttttatgaactgaccctttaatttGTGTTACATTTTCTAAACTCAACCCCGTTATCTGATGGTGTCtatttgttgtgtgttgaaGGCAGAATGAGTAGGATTTGACCTACAATTAAACACAATGTACAGACTCGTACAAGAATAATCATTTTgtcaattaataaatgtttatattgaTCTAAAAAAATCTTTCATTgaacacaatatacacacatcTTATTTAATTAATCCCAAAATGATGTATCCATACAATGATTTGGCTTAAATGTCTACCCTcattttatagttttaaagCGACCAAttttaaaaactacattaacaaaatatataaattggcaattacacatttaaaatgtactcCCAATTGTTTAGCTGCTAAACTTTGGCAGACTccaaatatttttgttattttccaaTTTGGTTATTTgttggaaaatatatttaatttgtaaacTCAGAAATACAGCTTTTATAATCAAAGCTCATTTCACCTTCTGGCGAGCACTGAAGGTGAGTTTGGAGATGAAGAGcgaagaagagtttgttttctGATGGACAGGTATGTGTTTTAGTTAGTTTACTTCAATCCGGCTTTCTAATCACGATGGGCCCTGGACCTCGGCAAACTTTGTGTACAAAGAGTAATAAGCCTGAATCAACCCAAAAGACAATTTCATATTGAACCTAAATCCGGGATACGCCTTAAAACAAACCACGCGAACCCAACCATAGAACCCCGCCCATTCCGTTACCACAGCCACTAGCTAAATGTCTAGCCGTTAGCTCGTCACTGTTAGCATTGAAGGGTAGTCGACCCAGGAGGTCCACCTTCCAGTTAACTTCATTAAACTGTCCGACCACTTGTAAAGCTGGAGGACAGAACTTAACTCCAGGATGTGCTCCGTTGTCGGATGTGACTCATGGCGTCGCAGTGCACACCGGTTCAAGTTACCGGAGGATCCGGAGAGGAGACTGGAGTGGGTTCAGTTTCTCTTCGAAGTCAACGGGCAACGACTTAAAGAAACGTCCTGGACTGATATCACCATTTGTAATGAACACTTTACTGATGATTGTTTTGAAAACCTGACTCCGGCGACAGGCATGGTCTGGGTCCAGCTAAAGCCCAACGCTGCCCCATCAGTGTGTGTCAAGTCAGAGCCAGACGAACCTCTGGAGAGCCCACAGTATGTGGTGAGTCTGCTGGGACAGCTGTAACATCTGTCACTGTCCCCGTCCTGCCGTCTCAACATGTCACCTTTCATGATAGAGGTCAAATTAATCCAGCCGAATGGTTTATTCTCCTTTGACCCGAGCAGCACATTGTTTACAAAAGCTGCTTTCAGTGCCTGTAAATcttagtaaatatatatatataatatatataaaaatatcatTAAAGACAACCTCTGTCTGTCATCTGCACGAACATTGCTTTTTAAATTGATTAAGTGTTTCTCTTATAAAGGAATGCCATTCTAATAAAGCAGGGAAATTGCACAATGTCATTTCAATCatcatatacatatttatggtTTTGCGTGTTTTCTTTTCAGTATAGTAGCCTAGATAAACAAGTGTGTAAGGTGTTTATACTACTAGTACTTCCATACTTCTTTATCCCATATAATTACCTTCATTTCTTCAGAGTCTCATATTTGAGACACAGTAAGAGTCATAACTATAGTTAATATGccctttgtgcattcacataaACATACTTTTTGACACAATCATCACAGTAAACAAAtcaactgtgtttatttaatacAGATGTGCTGTCCACTTCCTGTTGCACAACGTGTAGCCTTATTGTAGTAAATCACATCcacattttttaacattcatATATCTGTGTGATACTCAAAAGCTATCACTTTTGTCATTTGTGTAGAATCCTGTGGAAACCACAGATGCTGCTTGTCAGTGTGGTGACCTTAATGGTCCAGTTTCGTCTGAAAAGTCAAGACATACTTTAACAGGTATGACattttacgtactgtatttacatactatatatgtatatttactatataatataaactatatagTATAAACGTTTTCTTTACGTTTGTAGATTCCCAAGCAAGTCCTGTGTCAAGTTCCCCTGATGCTTCGAATGCTGTCACTTCTGGGTCCACCCAGATGCAACAAATAGTCATGAGTATTGACCCGAACGAGGAAAAGTGAGTTAcactttcagtttgttttaatttctctaCAGTTAACATGAGGttggcttttttaatttaatgattttaattgattttcagAGCTTCACTTCTACAGATGAAAGGAAAGCATATTGTGAATGAAAGCTGCCTCTTCCAGTTGTTCCGCCGCAAGTGCCCATCGTGTGGATGTAAACTTCAGATGGAGAAGGTCACCCATGGGGTGCTCATCATCTTGAACC from Cottoperca gobio chromosome 17, fCotGob3.1, whole genome shotgun sequence carries:
- the LOC115022337 gene encoding LOW QUALITY PROTEIN: uncharacterized protein LOC115022337 (The sequence of the model RefSeq protein was modified relative to this genomic sequence to represent the inferred CDS: deleted 1 base in 1 codon) codes for the protein MCSVVGCDSWRRSAHRFKLPEDPERRLEWVQFILEANGQRLKESSWTDITICKEHFTDDCFVKRTPASTVQLQSNAAPSVCVNTEPDEPLESPQYVDPEKTASQCDQLRPCDRPSSYSEESTAAQESPALSVASEAFMSDYGQMLQNIVNIDMIRKKAALLQMKGKYVVHEKRLLQLFSHKCPSCGAEVKTEKVTYGVLIILNQQCLQCDYRYQWKSQVNARVPAAGDQQLTEVVNVDANPESQQIVLTDNCSTEESDPMDETEESGDEGSIDSDEDWNPVEEHFLTNELFEESEEETEDEEEEDGVSPPLALKHSQLCTECGTFFNKQKHHTCEHKIKPYPCNICGKRCVSEVALNTHSRIHDENYEHRCKYCHVTFKTKMDKITHQQIHFTEGKPYKCPDCPEIFATNKERRIHLEDHRGPRQLKCQICAIDFTHITSLRRHLAVHTGEKPYKCLVCQRGFSQAGHLKSHMRLHTGEQPFKCRHCDKSFNHNVSLKSHVQRVHSSSSGRERKKGKKRKSVIDTCDAQENGNKRGTDSGLDNVEKEHDEEEEVQKEETYVPKHKKRSTGRPIGRPKRNEAEEMKGQSSNTKTAKVKVRKLKRTQCNVTQESEDEPSESNMSFDATEEEENRKKVTSSTTRARGRAKHSDGDSEFEPEERKKKTCSRQNSGTSSRKLRARRGKNCWRTELNSRMCSVVGCDSWRRSAHRFKLPEDPERRLEWVQFLFEVNGQRLKETSWTDITICNEHFTDDCFENLTPATGMVWVQLKPNAAPSVCVKSEPDEPLESPQYVNPVETTDAACQCGDLNGPVSSEKSRHTLTDSQASPVSSSPDASNAVTSGSTQMQQIVMSIDPNEEKASLLQMKGKHIVNESCLFQLFRRKCPSCGCKLQMEKVTHGVLIILNQQCLQCDYRYQWKSQVNARVSAAEDQHLTEVVDVTPETQQEMPTDDNPSSTVLSEIVTLSVEESDLSDEGEEGDEGGVSSDGEWNPTEDVLFAEELTKESEEETEDESVEEEDFDSSGGLKINELCTECGSFFTILKPHTCEHKIKPYSCNICGKRCVTETSLKTHSRIHDETYDHPCKYCHVTFKTRVDKLRHEQSHQDSKDPYKCPDCPESFSTNNKRRLHLANHRTSKEYKCGVCGIEFKDVHHLRRHSVVHTGLKPYKCSVCQRGFNQTSHLKSHMRLHTGERPFKCRHCDKSFNHNVSLKSHYQRYHSSSSGRERKKGKIDKRVSDSGGAEDGGNKKGTDSEFDNVEEERDTKEEVRKETKDVRKNRKRNTGRPKGRPKRKAAGSLVLAGGGKGKRSNTKTATSKVKKTGSSDEESEDEQSESDLSFDSAEEEEEEEEEEEEEEEKETGRKSRGRSRGRPEHDSDTDFDPEEETKKKRYSGKSSGKHKGRQKKNLAD